The nucleotide sequence atttattttgttcttacatAAAGTTTTTACGATTCAGTAGAAAAATGAGTATAGACTCTTGGCTGAACTCCAACACAAGTATTTTGTTCTTGCAACAAGTTGAATGTTGTACATTTTATGGTTTTTGTGGCGGAAGCTGGCTCAGCACTTGAATCTTTTGAGTAGTTTCCTTTGAGTTATTTTGTTGCATGGGAACTGTTCTTTGTGGCCTTCTCATTTGGATCAGTGCTGTTTCTCAATGTAATTTGGCCACTTTTACTTGCTGTAATTGGTGCTGTTGAGTTGTGGATTCACAAGAAGTTTTTTTAGTATCGTCGTCACAACATATGAAGGAGAGAAACTCATGGAAACCCTAACTCCTCTTCTCAAGCAAATGCACTTCCTCTCAGCAAGGGGGGATGGTCGCTAGCGTCATGGAGCCACCATTGGTGGTGGGTGGTTTGCCGGAAATAAAAAACGGGGATGTGGGGTTTTTGTATTtggttttttgtcattttttaatCTCAAGAGAAAAGAGGAGAAGCTGGAGGAGGGTGGTGGTTGTTTTAttggttctgttttttttttttttttttcctttgtttaaATAAAAGGCAAAATTCTAATTTTGATGGACAAAATTGTTAAGTTCGTTTTAGAGGTAAAATTACTGGGTTTTTATATAACATTTTCCATCACCATATATGCACTTGCTTTTGTTTGGAAATTTAACTGTGTTTATTATTGTTAATGCTCAAAAATAGTGAGGTCAACAAAGATTAAAATAGTCAAGTGTTGGCCCTTGATGAGCTAGGGCTTGCAAATAATACGAAATAGACAACATGATTAAAGTGGTTCACCCTTCAAAACTATAATACATCTTTTGAGTCTCTGGAATAAAAATGGAGTATAAGGTTACAAATAACTCAACTCAATACAGTGTAATTCCTCTCTCTATTCGTATGACCCCCTCTAAGAATTACTCGTCCTCCATATATAGGCCATTCAATGATGGTCTCATCCAATATTGTATTATACGCTAGCCGGTCAATAATAATCCCTTGGGGGAAGTTATCAAGCAGCCCATGCATTTTCCCTACTAAGAAAGTCGAGCACGCCGTGCTTAAACCCAGGCCCTCAGGGAAGCACTCAAGATCGATGACCTTGAAACTGATAAACAGCCCGAGGCCAAAGGGCCAAGCCAGGTCCAGCATGATGAAGGTCATGGGACCCATCCTAAAGTTGAAGGTATTGCTGGTATTGTCCCAGAACACCATGGCAGCACTGAGCAGCACAGGCTTTGGGGTGATAACTCCCCTTGACACCATGATgagtgtttgggttaatatttaacttTGGGCTTAAAGGGAGGAAGCCCAATAGAGTTCAATAGAGGAGATTTTGCCCGAGGTCCAGAGTCAAGCCCAAATACCTATCTCGAGACAATATGATCGCTCCCCATTAAATGTAAAGGTTAGGTGCTTACAAGGGAAGTGACAACCGATGGAAATCAACCAACTCTCgccccaaaagcactttttcgAGTGGCAGAACATGTAAAAATGCTGGTGACTCACTACCATCCAGTTGCTTTCGGGTAAGAGCAGAAGCAGCACAATCGGGCTAATTCGCCTATAAATAGGGGAAGAGGGCCCAGAGACaaagacactcaaccaatcaaacaaacaaacatacaacttgCCTCTCAGTCAAGCAAATATTCAGAAAGTTGTGCTTTGTCCAGATTTTGCCCCTTGTAGCTTTAGACTTCCTTtagaaagacatcttttgtctatgtaaaagctctgctaccttcttcaaatgttgtagtatcgattctcttGTGTAAACCCATTTACCTTTCATCCCTCTTTCAGTACCTAACCCCTTTAGAACTAAAAAAAAGAGATTGCAAGACGTTCAACCTTGCccaacaaggtgaaatcttgcatGCCTctcattgttttttctttcaattaatagATCTATTGTTATAATGTATTCCCCAGTatatattcaagtcatttctagTCTTTTAATGATCCAAAGTTCCATCAATTTCTCATATATGGTTCACTTAGTGATTCTATGGTCATAAGAAGATTAAAAGTCATTAAAACTGATGACTTGATCAGATCTTGATCTCCACCCTTCAAGCATACAAGATAaagaactaaaagtccttgatctcaaggcatagaaaagaacttaatgtagacttaacccatctacgacaatcctttgataacaagaagtcagaataacttggggtgcaagtaatcGGCTTAAATACACTTGTTTTACATCTGCTATACAGATATGGTAGTGGCACGCCttagcacttagttagttttgattgcaagtctcaaggcctacacctaaggccccacaaaagAACCTTTCAAAACTAACTTTATCCTCCTCTTGCAGCATCTCAGCAAGCCGGAGCCCGACAATCAACCAAAATGCCAActcctcggggagctgtgtgctcgagtGAAGGACCCTTCCCCATGAGATTTCTTGCCCGAACAATGAGACCATGGATGCCATGGGATCTCCACCCAGCTCCATGGATGGATTTCAAAACGTCAATCCATTTGCTCCACTCTTCAACGGAGGAAGTAGGGAAGCCCTTGGTCACAAGACCCCACCCCTTAGAACACATGCCCTCTGTTTTATAAAGGATTGGTTGTGACACAAGTTAGGGAAATCAGGGTTCGCGATGAGGAAGACATGGTTGAAAGTTGTAAGTAGGCAAAAAGAAGCAAAGGTGAAGAGTTCCACTTCGCTTATGCCCAATAACtaatagaagcatatttatgcgacttagttaacttgttttcttgcatttatgttgttagttcatagttattttagtattttaagctattttcgtatgtttgtaggtccaaagagctaaagtagcaagaaagtgcattttggagctttttggagcattttgggcttggaatggatagcacatgcatggagcaaggtggatggacgaaattgaagaccaaaagaggctaggattatgctgaagttatgaagaaattcattcaagaaaaggaaGTAAAGGATGCAAGCAAGAAAAAAGGAATGTTAGCcaagttaccttattttgtcctaaactttcctaatcctaattcaCCTATGTTCCAGCTGCAAAGGGGTGTCCTAAATACTTTAGGACACTTAATTACATGTTTCTAGAAGAACTAATCCCTGCCACAAAGAGTGCCGTACCTTTCttccctttcctttttcccttgccgtgcaagggatccTCCTTTCCTCTTTTCCTCCCCTTGCCGCATATCATTTTTCCCTTGTTCCCTTGGATTCTGTTTTGACTTaccctttttccttgtggactTAAAGTTAAAATCcttctaaaataattaaaaccttattttctttttccctttaaTTCTGCCGCACCTTAGCTTTAATTCCCTAGGGTTTTGACATACTTTGCTATTATTATTTAAGTTCCTTGTCGCAGCCTTCCTTGAACCATTCACTACCATTCAGACTTTCAGTCATTCTCCCATACAATTCATCACTCAAACCTTCACCCATACCTTGTGTCAcagcaaagaagaaaaaggaggacccttggacgtgcttgccattcaagttggagtgctggaacgtttttaggtgttttcaatcttttgttttcaatgtctaaatttatgtatctttgttttgcgaacatgaggagctaaactcgttttagctagggggaaattcaaagccatgaacatatttgcaatatgaattgattacttccaattgtgattctataaatcgtgaatgcaatttacttaactgtttgattcaaaacttattaTTGTTTgtggattaaggatgcatacttagtttgcatgcatgaatttgatgctcgaatataagggagtttcacctaatcgttatgaacttatattgataagtagtggaggttgctagtcacaatcgtgttaagtgaattcttggcaggagtatcatgctcatcagagttacgaatgctttgtcaatgcttatgattttcacaaagcttaatgatctttgattgtatcttgaTTATgctgttcatgtagggaacttttgaagaataatttggattgCCGATGCGttatccatccaattcaatgacttaaggaaaatctgagggttaattagtgctgttcacagttaatctggggcgttgaggttcatggtttattggaaaagcaactggaatcaagtgtgtcatgtgtggagaagaaccctctaactagcttatCACCGATCCATTTACCCCAATTTCGTGCCAAAATCTATTTAAGTCTTTAGTTTACttgttttactttaaattcgtcaaaaacccaatcccctttactttgttgtgtcaagatagttagaatctgtccaaattgtgtttttaagtgttttgagtcttactagtcttaatttcgtccaaatcattCCCTAGAGTCCGttttgagtctatttgattgttttgtgctgttttgtgtccttttagcttgttttgagtctttgagtctagttaagtgttttcaagcctagttttatattttcgagtcagttttaagtagattagcaatctctcctaatccccggcctaaaacgatccctacttacatttttACTATAATTGTCAATAAgaaggtttaatttgagtgctgtTTTATTTCACAACCTATATAGAGTGAAGAACCGGTATCGCACCGTTGGGGCTGCATGGGGTAGTGGAACGGTTCAAAGTTATTGACAGGGAGGAGCAATGGTCATTAGTGGTGCTAAATCATGACTTTAACAAGGAagagtaaaggttaaaacacaaTTAAAGCAGGCGTGCTTACGGTTTAATTGTGTTTAAAAGGCACACTGTTTGGACCTAAATTGAACTTTAAGCTTGCGAAGCGACCCAAACTCACGGAAAAACTTGGGATATTTATTGAGTCTTTAAATTCAAAAGATGTGGGCGGTAACCCGGCccatatttaaatattaatatgaTGTGGCAACTGTAGGAGGCAAACCTACAGGAATAATCAGACTATGGGTGTTGCAGAGGGGATGTTTGAAGAGAGAAGCACTCTTCAAGGGAAAATACTCATAAATTCAAGAGGATCAAGTTGAATTCACTCATGTCTAGCAGTCACATCAACCACTTGGCAAGCGAATATATGCATCAAGGAGTTACAAGATTAATTCACCGAGAAGTAAACTCTATAAAAACAGTGGTAGAGCAAGACTTCTTCGATTAGTTTCTTATTATCATTTGATGTCCTTTAAATTTGCTTACTTTTACTTCTTGTCTAATAACCTCAACAAATCAATCTTCTCTTTGTTCCTCATCCTTAAGGATGGCATGGCATATAACACTAATCAAAACTCCTTGATTCCAAGGCAAAGGAAAGAACTTTATATAGACTTAACCCTTCCATAAACAATCCTTTGATCGAAGAAGTCTAGATAACTTATGGTGCAAGTAACTGACGTATTCATGTCTGAATGATTTACATTCTGCTGGTCTTGGCCAGCAGTGGCGCGCTCAGCATTTTCCTCAACTTTGTTAGAAGGCCTGAGAGCCTAACAAAGGCATATTTCACACTAATACAAAAATGCACCATGCCCTGTGCGAAGGGCATTCCAAGCCGAACAATTCATGACCGCTATTAAAACTCCTCCTCAGAAAGAGAGATAACCACAACCAAAATTACAAAGGCTCTCATCAGAAAAGGCAACTTACATATAAGTAAAAAGATGATGGTTCAACCGGAACGGTCTAGAGTGCCACGGTGGATCCGAGTAGCACCGACCCGTTATCCTTCCACCGACGAGAGCAGGAGGTGATCGTTGCTCTGTGAGGCCAGCCTTACGCAGTGCCCTCCGCTTTAGGAACAGTGAGGCTTGAGCCTTCGCCCAGGCCACACAGTCCAACTCCCGCCTTGGAATGGGCGAGCCAGAATAGAGGCACGACGGACCCGACACACTGAAACCGAAACAGTGTTCCAACATCTTATTTGTCCCCACTCGGGTTACAAGCATGCGTTACAATGCTCGACGCTACGTGGGGCTTGTACATAATATATAAACTGGCATGTCTAGCTGCTGATTGTCGATGTGGGACAATATGCAATCGTGGTTCTCCCTTGACTTGCTCTTCTCTATTTAGAAGCTCAAAACTATGGCCATGTCTTAAATGGATTTGTTGtgtagaaaaaataaaatacaaaatcgAGAGTTAGAAGCTTCTCCCGCTCCATCAAATGATACATAGGGATTAGTTCAACCAAGGACTGAAAGAAATGAGATTGTTCTAAACTCTAGTAAAAAATCACCACTAGAGCTACCTGGTATGATGGACATGGCAAGGAAAACAAGTTTGGGGAGAAATATGCAACTGGCTCGGCAGAAATTATACCCGCTGTTCCGGTAAGAATGCTGGCCAAGATTCCAATTTGCACCGGAAATGAATGTTTTATTCATCGAGAATTTGAACTCCAAACCTCCTCCAACAAAATAAAGATTGGTGTTACTAAACGAAATGGTCAATGACAGGGTTGGGTACTTAAGGCTGGGGTTTAGAAGTTAATGTCGTTGACCATTAAATTGTTAGAAATTCTATATAATTGAAGGTGAGAGCACCAAAATAGTAGATAATTATGGATTAATTCCGAAAAAAATAAAGCTAAATTGTCAGATGACAGAATAAATGAAGCGTCTTAGCATTGGGTATAGAATACCAAATAAGCATTGCCATTATTGTAAACAAGAATTAAATTCTACATTACTTTTGGTTGAAAACGCGGCTAAAAGCAAGAGCCCAAGCAAACTTACTCAACAATAAATCTGGACCGGAACATCCCAAGTCAATAATAAATCTACATTACTTTCATATAACAAggtatttctcttctttttcaaaGTGGAACGATGTCTTAGCTTATGAACTCCTCCAAAGACAAAAATAACTCCCAATTGTTTGGCAACAGTAGCTTTGCTAAATGGTGCCGAGAGCTCCGGCATATTTTAGGGCAACTTTATGTCGAATATACAACGGCAATAGCGGCACTTCCATTATTGCATACACAAGAAACTAATGTAATCAATGAGGCATGTACTTTTGTAACCAGCCATTTTTGTTGAAGAATATTCAGGAAATGCAAAACCTGCACAACAAGAAGAAAATCGGAGTAAGGGACGAGAGGAGGTGGTTTTGCTTTCCAAAAGAACTTACAACCATGAGACCAGATCAATTGTTCATCACGATGAAACTTACATTAGATTCTTGGGCTAGCAGAGAGATAAGCGTAAATGATTGCCAATATAATAAACAATGCCACAATCTGCATTCAAAATGTAGACTGATCAGTATGTAAATTCTACAACGATTCTAGCTTTCgggtcaatttttttaatctaagaTGAAACTTACCAGAGTTGAATTGTAGCTTTGTTCGCGGTTGGCGATGTAAGATTTCCTGGTGTGGTCCATAGATAATTGTCAGATAATCAGTAAATATGAATGTTCAATATTCAGGAAGAAACACTGGAAACTATGAAATGCATACCTTTTGCTCAGAGCTCCAGAGTCTCTACATAATTTCTGTACCGCTTCCACTCTGCTCAATGTTTTTGTTGCATTAGGATCATTCTTGTCAACCTGCAGCCAATatcaaattttttatgttttgaaaaatCTGATTGGTTTATAAAATCCAAGATAAATCCATACCGGAAAAACTAGACAAATTGGCGCATACAAAAGAGTTTATTCTAAAAGTGCAGGTAGTTGGGTTAGGTGGGTTAGAAGTTACTCATATTTACCCAATTTTCCAAGGAACCCATGGGACATATCCATGTTTGTTTGCCTAAGATCTTAGGGTATCTTTGGTCATAGAAATTATATGGTATCTTGAATTGGTAGGTTTATAGAGTAAAAGACATGATGAAAAGTGTTTGAACAATAATATTGAATAATCAAGGGATGGTGTTATAGGCACACCGGAAAAAGTCATTGTGCACTCCGAAAAGTCATTGTGCACTCTATACTTTcttatttagaaagaaaaatacacttatgagaaGTGCATAGTGActtttttggagtgccaataccATCTTCCTAATCAAAATATATTTCTTGTAAATAAAACGTTTCCTAGATTGTGCCTCAAGAACTCAACACAAGAATTTTAATAATGTATTCCCTTAccccaaacacaaaaaagtatTGCATGGCACAACAAATTAAATAAGCCCAAAAgaacattaagaaaaaaaatacagggAATTGCTATTGGTACTCCATAAATCTCATCTTGCACTACAAACTTTCtataactagaaagaaaaatacactttgtgaggagtgtagaatgagatttcgGAGTACTAACAACAGTTCCCAAAATATATTCAAAGTATAAGTCGataggaatatatatatatatatatccaaacTACAGGTAATGTTCCCCTGCCAGACTTCTAGAGAGAGCTTATATTGTCAGACTCTGATGTGGACCACACATTCAGCCAGCCTGATCAATGCTCCAGATTCGTAGTCTACACAAGCAGATTATGTTGCTAGACAGTCTAACAAGAGAacattttcctttaaaataCATTCATATTATAATTCCTTGGGCTGCTTGGGTTAAAAATTCAATATAACGTGTTTGCATAACTTTTAATTCAGGTTAAAAGTGGGTGCtcattggcactccaaaaatttcattgtGCACTCCCCAtgcttgtatttttctttctaaatatagaaatctTGGAGTGCACAACAAGATTTTGGAGCACCAATAACAGCACCCTAAAGATACTTGTATATAGATGTTTACTCAACTTATCAAATTCCATACCCAGGTTGCCCAAAACTAGCCAAATCTGGGGTCGGTTGGGTTCATCTAACCCAACTCTCACCCTTGGTTTAGTATGAAGTAAAAAGCAATCTTGTTAAGAGACAATACATATCTAGTTTCTTGAAGCATCTTACCTTAGACTTTAGAATggaagaaaaatcaaagaaagcacCATAGACATCATCCATTGATTTTGTTCTGTCAATAACTTTTGCTGTAAGACCTAGAAAACACAGCAAAGAATTGAATACTTTTCAGTAAAGAATTATGACAGATCACGTGACCAAAAACTACACACTGTGATAGGTATTTTATCCAAACCATCAAAAGAATGAGAGATGAATTCATATAATCAACCAGTAGTGCATCAAGGGCTCAGAGGGTGAAAGGCATAATTAACCAGTAGTTGCAATACTTTCATTTTTCTAACAAATAATTTTTATCATGACATGATTTCATAGATCATTTCCCTAGTAAATATATATAAGTACTTGTAGTTACTAAAATGTGGTTGTCTATAGAAGCAGTATGTGCAAGCTTCCCAAAATTTATGATAAAATCTCTAATACTAAGAAAACAATGTTGCTAGGGTTTGTGGAATTCCTATAGCTGCCACTATGTGCCAAATGACCATATAATCGCACATGCATAACACCCTTTTTGACAAAGCTATTTCTTTGTAAAATACATAATGCAATTGTTTTCGTTTTGAATATTACCTCGCCTCATTTTGACTACACCTCTGAAGACCTCAATGTTGTTGTAGCACAATGCTAGGGTGCCAATTGCCATGATCTAGTAGAGGCAGCACAAATCAAATGAGTTTACGTAGAGATGATCTTTGTTAAATAATTAAACAGCAGACTGTGAAGTCATAAAATGTTACATTGAATTTTGTTAAAGGGAAAAGACAAACGCCATCTGAAGAGTTCCAATGGGAATTCAAAAGGTTTGAGAATAGAAACAATGTAGATCTTGACCATCAAGAAGGAAACAAAAGCACATCTTCCAATCAAGTTACAAGTCAATAGGATCTCTTATGACTTGTACATAGAACAAGAGGGTCATTTTGGAACCAACTAATTAATTCTGATTGTCCAACAGTGTAACCTTCTCTTATGGCCAACAATGTATATCAAGATGACACCATATGCTACGCTTAAAAATAGTAATAAAATCACTCAACTCatcctactaatgtttttcctagccaatgtttgttttgttttataaatCCGTAAAATACACAAGTCAGATACGACACACAGCACAAAAGAATAACATTTATGATATAGTTGAGGAATAATCTACCTGAGGGATGGcacaaaatttaaatatagCAGGATCTCTTAATGCAGCCATGTACTTCAAGCAATCTTCCATATGTATCAAAGCATTAGTTACCATGTCGTTTAAGCATTGCACTGCCTTCTCTGAGTTTTCCTCATATTTCAAGTCCTGTGTTGCAATATCAAACAAATTATTGACAAAAATTCCAACTGTGCAATGGGTGATGCATAAATACTTATATCGCCCCACTAGACTGGAAATAAAACAAGCAACTAAGAAGGCAAAATGGTAGGAATGGCATAGGAAGCTGTTAGAATtatacaagtaaagaagaagcACCTCAAGTTTATTGACATATTTACTCCAGATTTGGCGTGGCCAAAACATGCGTGACTTTGGTATCTCATTAATATCCTCCAAATAATCCCGAATGATGTTTGTTTTCTGTTGTTTATCAGATCCAGACATTGTAGAATCAGAATCAACCTATGAAGCAAATTTGATACTGCGAAATATATCATTTCTAGCTTTAATAGTAATGTTATACCTGAAGAAATAAGCCCATTGAATTTGAGAGTGAGTCTGAGGCCAAATCTTCCTTACCAGCAGCATGGAAGAGCTTGGACAAACCTAAACCAACAAGTCCTGCCACATAGTGGCAGTATTCATCATAGTCATCAATGGTTTCTACCTGCAAGATGAGccaaatacatccaaatcacATTAGGAAATACACCTCACCTTTGTGCACATAGTGCAAAACGTACATTGATAATAAGACTTGGAATATTGTAAATGGAAATCATGCAATGGagaataatttaaattttatttatgctGAACGACTTTGTTGCAGAATCTGATTTCCCATAATGCAAAAACATTAAGTACGCTAATGTACCTGCTTATATGCACAAATTAAGGTCCATAGATGCTTATAAATTGTGGAAACCAGTTGACtgcagaaacattttttttcctatcgtTTTAACTCACTTTTAAATTACTTAAGAAAATCCTAGTTTAAAACAGATGCCAAAAATCTTTCTGCGGTTGATCTACATTtagtctttcttttttctttcaattagcATTCAAAATATAACTACATGTCCACGAACATCCATAACAGTAACCCATTTACAGAACAAAACGATTATATCttatatattttgtcaatatgttaaaaaaattgaaatatattTCACAACTATCATAAATATATGTCAAAAAACAATGCAAACAAAGTCAGAAAGGTTTTGAAAGAGGagtttattttaaatgaagCATGAGAAACATGAAACATCAGAGCATATACACTCGTTCTTCCTACAAAATATATGATGCATCACAAACCTCCTTCAAGATAAATTTTGCCATTCCCGCACCCATTCTTTTGGTAATATCCTCAATTGCCTCCTGATAACTGCAAGATTACACGCCGGTTGCTTATCAAAATATTGTACAATGAAAACTCCAATCATATGTGAATATGTTATAAAGAAAACAAGTGTATGCAGAGTCGTTACAACACAAAGATGAATATTTTATAGAGCTCAATGCCATCTAGCAATAAGTATTTCCAAGTTCAATAAGCCAACGGCAAAACATACACTCATTAAAAAGAACAAGCATTAACATATTTTTCCTAAGGAAAAACTTCTCCCGGAACCTGGAGTGTCCAACAAATCAGTTGAGTTGGCACCACTCATtttacgtgttttaattttataaaaattaaaaaaaaaaagattttatgaAGCACAGGAATTACCCAGTTATCAATCATCATGTATCACATGATCGACATAATAGAAAAAAACACTGCCCTAAATGGACAGATGTCTCATGCCAAAGTAATTTGGTCAAAGTTTTCATACATATATCCAAAATGTAGGGGAAATTTTTGTCCCATGCACTTTATCTTATAACCATCAAGAACACTAGGATGTATACAAGGATAAGAAATTCCCGTCCAGAAAAAGATCTTTCAATAATTGAGCAATGAAATATACAAGGATACGAAATTACCCTGTCCCGAGTTCCAAAAAAGCAGTTGAAACATGATGGAACTCGTCCATGAGAACTTTGTAATTATTTGTACCAcctaaagaagaggaagaaagtaATTGAGCAAGCAGACAAGTCTCATCAACATAGTAATGTGACAGAATGCATGTACTATACTTACCAAGGACCGAAAACAAACATACTTGTTCCTTATGTTCTTAtatatgtttcttttttttataacaagaaGATGAGAATTTTTTATAATGCACTGAACATCAACTGGCAACGACGACAACACAGAAAGAATAGCCTTTTGTAAGAGACAAGGAAAGAAATTAGTCTGATCTTTTCTGGTTACAGTTCAAACTATTACCATAAAGTCAAGCAGATCACAAAGTTTATAAGGTTCACAGTAGTATAATGAGGGTGTAGATTATATGAGTGTAACTAGTATTGTATGCTCTCTTACATGTTACTAATAATTTCTCGATGGcatatttatatacataaaaGCCCCTATATTCATTTctacatatataattataagCTAATTGACTCTTCTTAGGACCCCATTCTCGGCTGTTAGTTATTAGATCAAAATATGGGTATTTTAGTGCATTAAATTGTATTTTATCTACTGTGCATGTTAACCCTCCATATGATCAAATGGCTGAATATCATGTCCTTGATTAGATAAAACTCCATATATATGCTatgttatatataaatatatacatgtatgtGTGCTGTGTGTGTATAGAACTTTTTAAAACAAGATATTTGCATCACAGCAAGTTATACATCCTAATCTCAACCACAGGATACAGGAAAACAGCAAACATGAAGAACGTAGTCATGGAATGCTCAATCACTCACAAGCAAAATGCCAATCGGGATCATATATGTGCCGATGAAATGCTAACAAGATAGGGACTTTGACATCCGTTGCAACGCTTGTATCATCCTCTGTATAGGTCCACCAGGACAAATTACATCATTAAACAC is from Malus sylvestris chromosome 5, drMalSylv7.2, whole genome shotgun sequence and encodes:
- the LOC126623101 gene encoding squalene synthase 2, which translates into the protein MGALSTMLKHPDDIYPLLKLKIASRQIEKQIPAEPHWAFCYTMLQKVSRSFALVIQQLGTELRNAVCLFYLVLRALDTVEDDTSVATDVKVPILLAFHRHIYDPDWHFACGTNNYKVLMDEFHHVSTAFLELGTGYQEAIEDITKRMGAGMAKFILKEVETIDDYDEYCHYVAGLVGLGLSKLFHAAGKEDLASDSLSNSMGLFLQKTNIIRDYLEDINEIPKSRMFWPRQIWSKYVNKLEDLKYEENSEKAVQCLNDMVTNALIHMEDCLKYMAALRDPAIFKFCAIPQIMAIGTLALCYNNIEVFRGVVKMRRGLTAKVIDRTKSMDDVYGAFFDFSSILKSKVDKNDPNATKTLSRVEAVQKLCRDSGALSKRKSYIANREQSYNSTLIVALFIILAIIYAYLSASPRI